In Setaria italica strain Yugu1 chromosome IX, Setaria_italica_v2.0, whole genome shotgun sequence, the genomic stretch GAGTGAGCTCATTTTCTACAGCATAGGGTGAGTTTTAAGTTCGTCACCTTCCTATATCCGTTGTCACCGACGAACTGTCCAttcacctcctcttcctcccccatCGAATCCGTCTCTACCATCGAGCAACGCACGCACCAGAAACaccagtggcggcggcgcacatactaatggcctgttttcttccacttgctaaactttagcacccgtcacatcgaatgtttagatactaattaggagtattaaacgtagactatttacaaaacccattacataagacgaatctaaacggcgagacgaatctattaagcctaattagtccatgatttgacaatgtgttgctacagtaaatatttgctaatgatggattaattaggcttaattaagcttaatagattcgtctcgccgtttagattccacttatgtaattggttttgtaaatagtctacgtttactactcctaattagtatctaaacattcgatgtgacacgtgctaaaaataagacacgggaagaaaacgccccctaagaaCTGCAAATTTGAGTTGATGCGACGATGGAGCTCCAGGTCCGCTGAATCGAACTCCACCAAATCCTGCTTGCTTCGTTCTTTCTTGATCCGATGATTCGGCTTCCTCCATGCGTGTTTCCATTTGTTGATTTTTGGAAATTGAGAACATCTCGTTGGATTGCTAAGATTGATTTCCTGCGTAATTACTAGCTACTTTGCCAATTAGTTTATTGGGGGTAAAAGGAACGCTAACTTCGTTGGGGATGTGGACGAGCAGATTCAAAATAGCTGCAGCTACCGTTGCCGTCCTTGTCGATTCATATCAATCTGGCACATGCAACTAACGAGAGCGCCGCCCGCGCCATCAATCCAACGCTGCCTCTTCCGGCTCCTCGTGCAGGCTCAATTGTTGTTGCTTCCTCTTCCAGTCGTCCTCCACAGCTCATTGAGCTCGTGTGCGAAGGGGCGGCAGAGTAATGCAAGAGCGACGGCGACGAAGGTGTTGGACTCGAGTAATGCAGGAGCGACGACAGCGGAAGTGTTAGACTCGACGTGAAAACTCGACGTGGTCGTCGTCGTTGCCAACTTGCCATGGCCCACTCTATTGGTTCGCCAGTGGTTCGCCAAGTGCATTGTTGCGCCGAGCCTGGCCAGCGGAGAACGGTTAAGAAATGCGTACTAGGTGAGACTGGCTTAGGACCTCCTTTTGCATTAGCTAAGCCTAACTAAAGATCTTGTGCAGGAACAAACACATCGAAGCTACATCATGGGAGCCACGATAGAAGCTACGCACCCTACCGATCACAGCCTACGTATCCTTCACCCTCCTCCGACTAAACACCCGAGAACCGATCGGCCGACCGATGGAGATCCCGGAACAGAGCCCAGACATGCCGAGCTGTTTCCGAAATCGCAGAGCGTCGCAGCGCTAGTGTTGGCGCTGGAACGTGCGGCGGCTCGCGTTCCTCTTTCCCCTCCACGGCACTGCGGAGTCGTGACGGCACTATATAGAAAACAAAATCCGGGCACTGCGGATGACTTTGAGGCGATTTGGTAGGCGGTTATGGGGGCGTGTCTCTGCTTGTGCTCGTGTAATCCAGGCAGATCTGGCGCATCACTTGGTACCTACTACCTGCCAGGCAAAACGTTATGGAAGACGCCATGCTACTGCCAGTACGACGTGCTGCTCCCAGTCCCGGCCAATCAATGCACGGCTTGGTTTTTCAATCTTGGGCCACGGCCTACACGGCTGGCTACACGATCCAGGGAGGCCCGTGGGCTCAATATCTGATTGGGTTCGGAGCTCTTCAACATTTGTTGCTTGATTTCTCCCACCTTCTCTCTCAGTATATGTAGTTGGTGGAAAGTTCTCTCCTGAATTAATCCTCTCCTGGTCCAGTCTGATTCAAAATTCGACCAAAAGCAGAAAGGATGCTGGGAGGATATTAGGAAATTGGTGGGATTAGGGGGGAGGGCAACGCATGATTGGATAGGTCAGGATCAGAGCGCACCAAGTTGCAAGCACGGAGCTAAAAGACGAAGGATTCCCATGAGAAGCTGCTGGACCATGGAGAAGGCCACAGCCGCAGTGCTCCACACGTAAGCACCGGCGGCAGCGAGCATATCAGGCCACCTGATGGGACGCTCGAACAACCAACCGAGGTAAGGTTCAGGCTCCTGCCGAATGCGTCGCCGATGAGATGTCCAAGCTAACCTCGCTCTCTGTTGGGGGTAAGGTTCAGAATCGTTTCatcagaaaagaaagaaagaaaaaaagaaaagacatGGTAGGAATGTAGGATGGCTCCTGGTCCTTGGAGGACAGATGTGACCGGTTACAATAGGGCTAGCTGTTTGGTGTCGTGCAATCACCTCCTTTTGGGATCGTCTAATGATGTTATGAAATGGCATTAGGTTGACTGTACTAGTGTTTTGTAATCTAAAGAGTTTGCGTTTGGCTTGGATGGTGTTTGGTGAGCACACAAGATTAGAATGAACCTGACctaaagagaaagagaaaagagcCACGTGTTTGGTACATACATGCTACCTGATCTTAGACTGTTTCAGTATGATTGTACGAAAAAAGCCAACTTTGTGGTAGATAAAGATGAACAAAGTTTAGTGGCGTAGCTTAGTTGATGCTACCAACATAATGCTTGCGGGATGTAGCGTATGTTGTTCAGTTTTCGTCAATTCAGGAGCCATCAGGAACCAGCAGCAGCAAGTCGCAAAATCGCACGTAAACTTTGTGTCCCGGAGAGAATTCACATGCCATGTAACCTGAACTACGAGAAAATTTAAGCAGCCCATGAGAAGCACGCGATGAGAGTACGGCTCAggtggtggtggactggtggtcaGAGGCGAGTCCAAGCCAAACCGAGAGGCCCACGCGAGCACGGGAGTGGAAGGAAACGGAAACGCCCCACCAGCAGCGGAGCGGAGCCAGCAGCTGCAGGTGGCCCGTCCAAATCAGAGCGGGATGGAGGCAAACAAAGCACGAGCACGATAGGATACCGCGGGATCCCCCACCGCTTCTCCCTTCTTCCGCTCCGGTGGGCGAGGCAGCCGCGATCGCGGTGACCCCTGACCCAAGCGAAGGTTCGGCGTCGGCGCTCGGCCAGAGAGTCACCGAGTCACACACGGGCACACGGCACAAAAGCCCCAACCCCATTGCCCAAGGACCACCCCGCCCGGCCGTCCCCGTCGCACGGTGGCACGGCGCCCTCTGACCCTCTCCCCTCATCCTTCCCCCTGGCCGTCGCCCGCCGACGCGCCTCACCCCGTCCCCGCGTCCAGCCCAGCGCATCTACGTCCGTATGGCTCCATCCGGCTACGCCGCGCGTCCGGCTTTCGCTGCCCACATCTCGCTGTCGGGCGCGCCTCCACTCGCTCCGTTTGACCGTTTCCCATTGCTCCCATCACCTGACCCCGATCCTCACCTCGCCTTCACACACTTCACCATTACGCGCGTCCACCTCAGTACCTCACTCACCTCCCCGTCCGCACTCCGCAGTGAGGAGCCAGTGGCACACTGACACTCTACACTATCAAAGCTCCCCCGGATTGGCAAATAGAACGTACCCGTCACGCCCTTCGCCGTCATGGCCCTATCTTTGCGCAATAAAATAGCACGGACACGCCACATTTACATACATCGCTTGTGGTGACAAAGGGAAGCAAGGGGACAAGCTGAAAGCTTTTGGTAAAGAAAAGGAACCCTTTTCTTGAGTGCAACACgaagaaagaaacagaaaagtgAGGCTGCAGGTACAGGCAGAACACGTCTCCTGCCATGAACGGATGAACTTATACGCTGTTTGATACTattggctaaaatttagcccttatcacatcaaatgtttgaacGCTAAtgagaagaactaaacatgaattaattataaaactaattgcagaagtcctggctaaaatttagcccttgtCACGTCAAATGTTTGgacgctaattagaagaactaaatatgaactaattataaaactaattgcagaagccctagactaattcgcgagacgaatgtattaaatctaattaatccaccattagcaaatgggtactgtagcatcatattgttaAATCATGAACCAAtccatctcgcgaattagcctccatctgtacaattaagattcatctcgcgaattagcctccatctgtacaattagttttgtaattagactatatttaatacttctaattagtatccaacatCCGATATAAACTTTCTCCGAtatgaactaaagtttagtctgggAGAGCCAAACAAAAGTTTAGTCCTGGgagccaaacaagcccttaaCCTCTTTCCCACCTTGTCTTCTTTTCTACACGGAAAATCAACAGCATTGCTTATTTTTATTCTCTCACTCACTTGCCCTAATAAACATGTAACGAAGCAGAATAAAGTATAGTGTATATGCTAAGTAGATGACAAGAAGGATACGGTGTACATGATGCTAGTATAGTATACGGAGTATGATGAATCTGTACGGTGATGGGTTGATTGTACACGAGGCATGATTGGGATGGCAGTAGGCGCTGGTGGTAGAGTGGTAGGTAATTAAGGGCATGCTAATCAGTAGTGATGCTCTTGAGGGGGTAATCGCATTCACATGATGGTGCAGGCGTAGGAGGGGTCGTCCTCGCAGCAGACCCGGTAGCCGTAGGGCGGGTTGCAGGGGTACGGCTGCGGCACGTACTGCGGCATCGGGATGTActgcggcgggggcgccggcggggcctcGGGGGCCTTGCCGCAGGAGCAGCAGTGGCACCCGCCGTGCCCGTGGTGGCAGCAGCAGTCGGACGGCCACGCCGGGAACGGGTACGGGTACGGCCACGGGTAGGGGACCTCCACcaccttgggcggcggcggggcgggctcctgcttgggcggcggcggcggggcgggttcctccttcggcggcggcggcggggcgggctcctccttcggcggcgggggcggagggggCTCCTCCttcgggggcgggggcggcggggggtcgactttcgccggtggcggcggggcgggctCCTCCttctgctccggcggcgggggcttgGGCTCCTCCTTattaggcggcggcggctccacgATCTCGATCTGCTTGATGATCTTGCAGGCCTTGCAGCAGAGCTTGTCGGCGAGCTTGTCCGCGTCGAAGGGCCCCGTGACGATCACCACGTTGTTCTTCTCGTCGTACGTGATGTCGTCGATGCAGAACTCACCCTTCTCTGCAATACCAAGAATCAATCGTCAGTACAATAGTTAGTTGCTATCAACGAGCTCAAACAGAAACGAAGAACAGAAAAATTGCGGCGCCACCCTTTCGAGGGGAACAAAGAAGCAGAGCTTTCTTGATCTGAGAGAACTTGCAACCATGGTTGCAAGCAAGCACGCACCTTGGATCCTGGTGAGCACCTTCTGGATCTTGGTGTAGCAGCGGCAGCATTCCAGGTCCACGCTGACTTTGATGGTCGGCATCTGCACTCAAACACGATCAGAAAGAAGTTCTTCTAAGCCAATTTTCCCTATCTTTGTTTGCACACAAGATAGTTCAACAAACAAACACAGAGAGATGCATCAACTTCATGCACACAGAGAAATTAAAGGCAGAGAAGGCCAGCCACCTGTGTGATTGCTACTGATCTATGGCTACCAGCACGAAAGAAGGAAACAATCAAGAAGGGCAGCAAGAAAGCAAAGTGCCCGTTTGAAGCGTGCAGCACACTCCAGATTAAACAAACTAATTAACCAGGGCCAGGACGGCCGGCCACTCTTGCCATCAAGAAGTTTGGCAGAAGATCAAACTCAATACGCAATCTTTATGCCATATATCCTCGAATTCTGCAAGAGTAAAGAACGAGAAGGACATGGAGAGAGCGAGCCAGCACCTTGGTTCAACCGACCCGGCGCCCGCCAATGCGAGCCAGgcaggatgaagaagaagaagaagaggtggtggtggagagggagggagggggaggaggaagaagaagaggaggtggtggtgtggcGTGTACAGGCAGCTATATAGGCACCAGCCATCCCCTCTGCCCCCCACGTCATCTGACTCAATCTCATCCCGGCCGGACCCTGGAGGTGCCGTGGCGACGCCAAAAGCAGGCGGGGAGAGTAGAAAGATAGAAGCAGCCATGGAGAAGCAACTAGAGAATGAAAAAAAAGGGCCTTGGAAAggcggcagcagccagcagcaccAACACTTGGCTAGCTGCCTAGCTTCCTTCCCCCGCCAGCCACACCACCCGAAAGCACactccgcgccgccgtcgtcttcgTGGCTGTTATTTGGTATTCCTCTCCAGGATGATTACCTcgctcctttcctttcctttgcgATGAAAAGAAACACGGTATGATACGCACTCACTCAGGAGCTTTCACGTCAGGCGACAGATCGCGTGCTGGGGGCTACTGGTGACTGGCACGGTTCGGTTCATTTTCGTGACGCCGATGGTGCTGCTGCGAGAGTGAGTGTGTGCGTTTGTATTCGCCTTTATTTTGATCCGGAAAGGTCGTATTCCCAGCGCGGCCGGATACGTGCCCCGGTGAAGAACAAGAACTGGTGGTAATGAACACCAGCCTGGAGGCAGATGGTGCGCACCGAGCGGTTGTTttcacactttttttctttcagatGATTTCAGCCACCATCACATCCTCATACCTCGGTGTCTCTCCGTGAATATTTGTAGAGCTTTCAGCTTTGATGAATCTTTGACCCTTGGATGGATGCCAACAGAGGATGACAGGAGCAAGAACAACAGTGAGCGACGTAAGCTTGGGGTTCCCCGGTTTTGGATTCACCTGACCAATACCAGATTGTTCTGACGATGCCTCAGGCTGCTCTGGCTGCGGATCACGAGATGGGCTGCGGCTGGCCGGTTGCACTCTGCGGCATGGTCCACCCCTTCCGGGTGCTTGATGGTTCTTGGACCGTGGCACCGTGCGTCCGTGCCATGCCCATAGGCCACaggccacacacacacacgacgcagcatcatccatccatccatccatccgtccCCTCTTGCAGCTAACACGATCTGCTTCGAGTCGTTAGCGAGCGGCGGCACGCTGCGAGCCCGTGATACGCCCGGGGTCCACGGCAACGGCCGGCGTTCAATGGGGTATCTCAGCAGGGCCAGGCCAGCAGCTAGGATTGATGATAACAGGAACCCGTCATCCGCACAGTGTACgcacgcagcagcagcatccatcGGCAATCAGCGAGCGAGCTGCATGTGTCCGGTGATGCTTGGTACAGCAAAACCTCAGCCTCAATCACAGACCGCTGCTGCTCCCTGGTTGTTGAGCGAGAGCTGCGAATCCGAAATTCAACTCCTAATCCTGCTGCATTTGCGTGCTATCGATCCGATAGGGAGGCCTTTAACCACTTGATTGCAAAGAAAGGAGATTCGCTGGCTTTCTTCTTCTGTggggaaaagaaagggagaaaggCGAGGTGCCGGATCTTCTTTCTCACTTACCCTACCATCTGATACAGAAAAAGGCGACGCTTCAGGTCAACAAACCAGCAAAACAAATGGCGCCCAGAGACACCTCGATGGTCAGCTTTTCGATCCAGCGGGCACGGCAGAAACCCGAGACCAAAGACGTGCACGCTACACGGGAAGGGCAGGCAGAACAGAACCCGCCGCGCACCGGAGCCCCGCGCGCACGGACGCAAGCCGAGGCGGCGCACACGCCTAGGCGACGGGCAGAGGGAGGCTTGGCGTTTCCCGGGCCGCCGTCCTTTCCTCGGTGGTTGCAAACAAAAGGTGGCGTCCACAGGCCGCAGCCTCCGCAACGGCAACAACCGAGGCGCGGTCCATCCATCCAATCCAAGCCGGTGCCACCGACCGACCGGCCGGCCGTCCGTGCCCCGGCGCGGTTCGGCTAGGCCAGGCCACAgccccacacggccacacgcGTCCTCGCGCCCGCCCCGGCCTCGCGCTGCCGCTGGCTGCCTCTCCTCTCCACCCGGCACCCGCCAGCCAAGTTGTCGAGCCAGCAACGCACGCGAAACGCGATCCCGACTCGCGGGCACAGTGCCGCGActgccgcccgcgcgcgccccaTCTCGCGCCGCACCCGGAACGGCAGAACGGGCGATCCCATTATTGCTGCCTGCcgcttctcttcttcctcccccggTCACTGTCGATGGCCTCGTCAGACACGCATCACCACTCGCCGTCGCTCGCGAACCGGACATCGGACATTTCACGAGGAGCGGCTGGCCGGTGTCGGTGGTCGCCGCGCTGCTACTCGCCACTGCAGATTGCGTGAACAATTCCATGCCTGCAGTCACTGCATTTTTCAATTCTTTTTTCCCTCACCCAAGTTTAGTTAGCGTGAGCGTATGCCTAGACACGTGCACCGTGGCTACTGAGTACCGACACGTAGATGGCGACGGGAGGGAGTGGAGAATTGGAGGTGAACCTGGTGACGCCGAAAGCGCGCCGGCGTGCCTTCCATTTGAGTGAGATTAGGAGCAAAGGAAGCTGTAGCTGGTGAGAGACGTCGCCCCAGTGCCAGTCCAGCTCGCTTGCCGGAATCGTCAAAAGTGCAATCgttctctcctctttttttttgaaaggaaaagagCCTTTGTTTTGATTCCAGCAGTAGCTGATCGATTGTTCCCTGcgcctttcttttcctttcggGTTCGTTAGATCTGCTCCTACCAGAAGCTTCCGTGGCGTGCCAGCACTGACAGAGGCGAGTTCCTACTGCAAGTCGCTGTTTGAAACGGCAAGTAGCCGTAGAATGTAGCTGGATCCGGTTCCTTCATCTACATAGGGTCGgcacggcgccggccggccaccgcacTGCCACATCGGGAATAGCTTCGGGGCTCACACAACGCCGGGGCTGAATTGACGCCGGCCGGATCGGGAGTAGCATCCGTCGATTCGATCGGTTGCCACGCAGCTGCCGGTGCGGCTGTGCAGGAAAAAAAGGGGACGTGACAAAAGGGCCCTGCCGGCCGATCGGACAGTGTTGGGGGTGGTTGCAGCCCCGCACAAATCCAAGTTTAGACCACTCGATCGTTCGAAAAGAAAAAATGAGTTTAGACTACTCGATTCGGAGGTGTAGGTTAGTTGCCCCGTTAACAACTTGCCCACCCCTGCACCGTACGGGACGAGTGGCCGATCCATCCAGCCATCTGATCCAGGGCACACAGAATATGAAAAAGATGCATGAGATACTGCCATGGCTTGGTCACCCAGCAACAGCAAATCACCAgttggaaggaaggaagaagacaaggCGTAGAAGCTGCAAGAAGCTTCTGCCTCGGTGTGGGTACGTGCGGCGGATTCTTCTTCAGCGATCAGCAACGCTGGCTTGCCGGCTCGGGCTTAGCTGTAAAGGGCCTGCGATTTTTCTTCCTTCCGTCCGTTCGTGCACGGACTCGCATTAAAGATTGATGCGTTTATTTCGTCGATCACCAAGCCagcattgcattgcatccgGGTTACGGGCTCGGCCCTCGGCGGCATCCGGCGGTCGCTTTCGTGGCGTCGTCGGCCGGCGACTGCGGATCAAGGGGAGGGAGGGATCGGAGGACCACGTGTGCACACATCCAACTTCTCAGGCTCAGAAAAATCGTGCGAGACTTCGGCGCGCTATCAACAAATTAAGCTTCAGACTTTGGAAACTGAAACGCATGCTCCAACCGCGCAAAGCTTTCAGATGTATTTGTAGCGGTCAGTACGATTTCGATCGTGTTGCGAAACGAGCTGATTTGTCTCGCTTTCGATTTAACGCGCGCTGGAACCTGGCGTACAGGCCCAAACCGCGTACAGGCTCACTCCGCGCACAGTGACACCGTTGCAAGTGTTCTCTTGCCGCACGCACAAAATCCTCGGTCCTCGCTAGCAGTACacacagaatttttttttaaacccGACAAACTACCGaggggtgctcgaggtagtgtgtTGGTTAACgaggctcgtcgagatcagcaACTCgaaggttcggaccgctagattgcgtaatatcctacgtcatgtgtgttggttggattaaattgctttggaggaggtccttacctcgccttatattgctgggggtagtgttacatgtcggttggttacaagaatactagtagTAAACGACTAgaagagttctactcttattacaacgagtattttcctaatcctcgactagttccagTCTTTCCATGTAaactacgccgtcctgcgccatggtctccatgtcagatgcgtctcggtgtccagccttATATTTAGGATTATCAAAACCTctctggtgggctcatagatgtacgTACAACAAGCCcacgagtactttttagtcaaatacaGCAGTTCCGAATACTTTTGCAGACTTCATCGACTAGTTtaggtgctcttcgagtacttcatctggttaaATCTTCAAAGGTACTAAAAAACTGTCATGCGGCTTGAacgtgctcaagcctcatttaactcagtctcatatccttcaattttgaattttatatggaagtgcatcGCACTTCATATAGAGTAACCCCCAAGCCTTATGTTGAATTGAAAAATCAtgttgagggtcaatctgtaatttgtaTCA encodes the following:
- the LOC101757016 gene encoding protein PYRICULARIA ORYZAE RESISTANCE 21 → MPTIKVSVDLECCRCYTKIQKVLTRIQEKGEFCIDDITYDEKNNVVIVTGPFDADKLADKLCCKACKIIKQIEIVEPPPPNKEEPKPPPPEQKEEPAPPPPAKVDPPPPPPPKEEPPPPPPPKEEPAPPPPPKEEPAPPPPPKQEPAPPPPKVVEVPYPWPYPYPFPAWPSDCCCHHGHGGCHCCSCGKAPEAPPAPPPQYIPMPQYVPQPYPCNPPYGYRVCCEDDPSYACTIM